The following proteins are encoded in a genomic region of Spirosoma sp. SC4-14:
- the rhaM gene encoding L-rhamnose mutarotase has translation MEEIAFTMKLKPGVEAEYKRRHDEIWPELASALTKAGICDYSIYLDSSTGTLFAVQKRLDGHTADQLPELPVMQRWWLYMADLMDVNPDNSPVVQRLEQVFQLE, from the coding sequence ATGGAAGAAATTGCGTTTACAATGAAGCTCAAGCCGGGCGTTGAAGCCGAGTATAAACGTCGTCATGACGAAATCTGGCCCGAATTAGCGAGCGCCCTAACCAAAGCAGGTATCTGCGATTATTCTATTTACCTCGATTCATCAACCGGAACGCTGTTTGCTGTTCAGAAACGGCTTGATGGACATACTGCCGACCAATTGCCCGAACTACCCGTTATGCAACGATGGTGGCTCTATATGGCTGATCTGATGGATGTTAACCCCGATAATTCACCGGTTGTTCAACGATTAGAGCAAGTGTTTCAGTTGGAATGA